One window of Brachybacterium ginsengisoli genomic DNA carries:
- a CDS encoding sugar phosphate isomerase/epimerase family protein, which produces MSPRRDRPSTDAPRDGARKPYTRPSSAHRSAREKLSKRLSAGDPRSEQDPQRRIPVGLSTSSVFPAGVEEGFRLASEIGFDGMEVMVSYPQDSRDPAILREYSERYELPILSLHAPTLFFLQGLWGRDAWVKIERTIEIAKELEVPTIVAHPPFRWQGRYATGFVEGVAALEEEHGIAIAVENMYPWRLGVRELLNYLPDHDPTDEDYAHVTVDLSHAATAGDDALEMIERLGDRLTHLHLADGSGRTTKDEHLPPGEGNQPCAEVLRRLANRGWEGSVLLEVTTSGNAEIRERTLRQSLDFARHHLGHHLENDADGGADGGDGGDVGSTTP; this is translated from the coding sequence GTGAGCCCACGCCGTGACCGTCCGTCGACGGATGCCCCGCGCGACGGTGCCCGCAAGCCCTACACGCGTCCCAGCAGCGCGCACCGCAGCGCGCGGGAGAAGCTCTCGAAGCGGCTCTCCGCGGGGGATCCGCGCAGCGAGCAGGATCCGCAGCGCCGGATCCCGGTGGGGCTGTCCACCTCCTCGGTCTTCCCGGCGGGGGTCGAGGAGGGCTTCCGCCTCGCGAGCGAGATCGGGTTCGACGGGATGGAGGTGATGGTCTCCTATCCCCAGGACAGCCGGGACCCCGCGATCCTGCGCGAGTACTCCGAGCGCTACGAGCTGCCGATCCTCTCGCTCCACGCGCCCACGCTGTTCTTCCTGCAGGGGCTGTGGGGTCGGGACGCCTGGGTGAAGATCGAGCGGACCATCGAGATCGCCAAGGAGCTCGAGGTCCCCACGATCGTGGCCCATCCGCCGTTCCGCTGGCAGGGGAGGTACGCGACCGGCTTCGTCGAGGGCGTGGCGGCGCTCGAGGAGGAGCACGGCATCGCGATCGCCGTGGAGAACATGTACCCGTGGCGGCTGGGCGTGCGGGAGCTGCTGAACTACCTGCCCGACCACGATCCGACCGACGAGGACTACGCCCACGTCACCGTCGACCTCTCCCATGCCGCGACCGCGGGCGACGACGCGCTGGAGATGATCGAACGGCTCGGCGACCGGCTGACCCACCTGCATCTGGCCGACGGCTCCGGGAGGACCACCAAGGACGAGCACCTGCCGCCCGGCGAGGGGAACCAGCCCTGCGCCGAGGTGCTGCGGCGGCTCGCCAACCGCGGCTGGGAGGGCTCGGTCCTGCTCGAGGTCACCACCAGCGGCAACGCCGAGATCCGGGAGCGTACCCTCCGCCAGAGCCTCGACTTCGCCCGCCACCACCTGGGCCACCATCTCGAGAACGACGCAGACGGGGGAGCAGACGGGGGAGACGGGGGAGACGTGGGATCCACCACCCCGTGA
- a CDS encoding 3-oxoacyl-ACP synthase III has translation MGNGNTGIVHRNTSLLAVEMSLPQVTVTSDEIDEMLSPARKRLRLPKGVLQRVAGVYERRWWRDRDNGWKQGVVLAAERAMAKAGIMRDQVGLLINASVSRQHLEPAVSTGIHHSLGMPPSCMNFDITNACLGFVNAMTMAASMIDSGQIKYALVVGAEDVEEVQRGTIDRLNSKTSTRADFNNQFASLTLGSGAAAAVLGPADVHPEGHRLKHTQARAGTEHHELCVADMQDMRTDSAGLLENGIQLILDTWKGANEAGFDFKNLDVVIPHQVSSVYIRNFSKITGVGMDRIPVTLADWGNVAAEAVPMTLAHAQNDISRGQRVLLMGVGSGLNTAMMEVEW, from the coding sequence ATGGGGAACGGGAACACAGGGATCGTCCACAGGAACACCAGCCTGCTCGCGGTCGAGATGAGCCTCCCGCAGGTCACGGTGACCTCCGATGAGATCGACGAGATGCTCTCCCCGGCGCGCAAGCGCCTGCGGCTGCCCAAGGGCGTGCTCCAGCGCGTCGCCGGGGTCTACGAGCGCCGCTGGTGGCGCGACCGCGACAACGGCTGGAAGCAGGGCGTGGTGCTCGCCGCCGAGCGCGCCATGGCCAAGGCCGGCATCATGCGCGACCAGGTGGGCCTGCTGATCAACGCCTCGGTGTCCCGCCAGCACCTCGAGCCGGCGGTGTCCACGGGCATCCACCACTCCCTGGGCATGCCGCCCAGCTGCATGAACTTCGACATCACCAACGCCTGCCTCGGCTTCGTCAACGCGATGACGATGGCGGCGAGCATGATCGACTCCGGGCAGATCAAGTACGCCCTGGTCGTCGGCGCGGAGGACGTCGAGGAGGTCCAGCGCGGCACCATCGACCGCCTGAACTCCAAGACCTCGACCCGCGCGGACTTCAACAACCAGTTCGCCTCCCTGACCCTCGGCTCCGGCGCCGCGGCCGCCGTGCTCGGCCCGGCCGACGTGCACCCCGAGGGCCACCGCCTGAAGCACACCCAGGCCCGTGCGGGCACGGAGCATCACGAGCTGTGCGTCGCGGACATGCAGGACATGCGCACCGACTCCGCGGGGCTGCTCGAGAACGGCATCCAGCTCATCCTCGACACCTGGAAGGGGGCCAACGAGGCCGGATTCGACTTCAAGAACCTCGACGTGGTCATCCCGCACCAGGTCTCCTCGGTGTACATCCGCAACTTCTCGAAGATCACCGGCGTGGGGATGGACCGTATCCCGGTCACCCTCGCGGACTGGGGCAACGTCGCCGCGGAGGCGGTGCCGATGACCCTCGCGCACGCCCAGAACGACATCTCCCGCGGGCAGCGCGTGCTGCTCATGGGAGTCGGCTCCGGACTGAACACGGCGATGATGGAGGTCGAGTGGTGA
- a CDS encoding alpha/beta fold hydrolase: MVSTTRSTGRRRASTPDAIEIPEQPGVDPRLHRSLEVRDHTGEPRRWHLLDSGPLLAERGITPRGTLLAVHGNPTYSFLFRSLVREDIPWRLIAVDQLEMGYSERTGLKRRYQDRITDLSLLTDALSLRGPVVTVGHDWGGLISAGWALDNRHDLAGMILTNTGVHQKLEEALPKALQLATAPWFRTPSTSVTDTFLRTTIALSKPALPREVQDAYLAPYRGRSRRLGIDQFVADIPAAADHPSRTTLERVAQGITELEVPTLFAWGPRDITFSDRFLRDLIQRVPHADVHRFEGASHLVWEDADVAGLVAEWLETTFGTAEEPRSAAPAWAPVSSFAEPAPERPIGARIAELAADPRHAHRPAVVELAGPDGEPREISWSLLDRRVDDIAAGLLAHGVHPGDRVSLLITPGADLTGVLYACFRIGAVAVVADAGLGTAGLTRAVIGSHPDWFIGIKRALVGARALGWPGRRISVEQLPTVDRAALGVETSIAELARSGGMMRELGAPLNAAWPDPDADAAILFTSGSTGPAKGAVLTHRQLGAMFAAVGDTLDLAPERGLVAGFATFALLGPALGAPTVVPDMDIMRPGELTAPALAAAIAALGRPAVFTAPAALRNIIDTADQLDDAGRAAMAGAESFFSAGAPIPAHLLRELRDLMPDARALTPYGMTECLAVAAIDLDGIDAAGEGSGVCVGRPVPRVEIAIAIMDEHGITTGEITEEPGATGEILVRAPHVRDRYLMLWRTTRTSMRFEGWHATGDVGHLDAEGRLWVEGRAEHVLSTADGLFTPVRIEEAAESVPTVRRAGAAAVGPRGTQQVVVILETEDGYRPGAAGRPRPTEPSLQEAVRRAVRDSSGAEVVAVFTTRALPTDIRHNSKIDRAALSRWSAQTLAGERADSL; the protein is encoded by the coding sequence GTGGTGAGCACCACCCGCAGCACCGGGCGCCGTCGGGCGTCCACCCCCGACGCGATCGAGATCCCGGAGCAGCCCGGCGTGGACCCGCGGCTGCACCGCAGCCTCGAGGTGCGCGACCACACGGGCGAGCCCCGCCGCTGGCACCTGCTGGACTCCGGTCCGCTGCTGGCCGAGCGCGGCATCACGCCGCGCGGCACCCTGCTGGCCGTGCACGGCAACCCGACCTACTCCTTCCTGTTCCGCTCCCTGGTGCGCGAGGACATCCCCTGGCGGCTGATCGCGGTCGACCAGCTCGAGATGGGCTACTCCGAGCGCACCGGGCTCAAGCGCCGCTACCAGGACCGCATCACCGACCTCTCGCTGCTCACGGACGCGCTGTCCCTGCGCGGCCCGGTGGTCACCGTCGGCCACGACTGGGGCGGCCTGATCTCCGCCGGCTGGGCGCTGGACAACCGCCACGACCTGGCCGGGATGATCCTGACCAACACCGGCGTGCACCAGAAGCTCGAGGAGGCCCTGCCGAAGGCCCTCCAGCTCGCGACCGCCCCCTGGTTCCGCACCCCCTCGACCTCGGTGACCGACACCTTCCTGCGCACCACGATCGCTCTGTCGAAGCCGGCGCTGCCGCGCGAGGTCCAGGACGCCTACCTCGCGCCGTACCGCGGCCGCTCCCGCCGCCTGGGCATCGATCAGTTCGTCGCCGACATCCCCGCCGCCGCGGACCACCCCTCGCGCACCACGCTGGAGCGGGTGGCCCAGGGCATCACGGAGCTCGAGGTCCCCACGCTGTTCGCCTGGGGCCCGCGGGACATCACCTTCTCGGACCGCTTCCTGCGCGATCTCATCCAGCGCGTCCCGCACGCGGACGTCCACCGCTTCGAAGGAGCCTCCCACCTGGTGTGGGAGGACGCCGACGTGGCCGGGCTGGTCGCCGAGTGGCTCGAGACCACCTTCGGCACCGCCGAGGAGCCCCGCAGCGCGGCACCGGCCTGGGCGCCGGTCTCCTCCTTCGCCGAGCCCGCGCCGGAGCGGCCGATCGGGGCGCGCATCGCGGAGCTCGCCGCCGACCCCCGTCACGCCCACCGACCGGCGGTCGTCGAGCTCGCCGGCCCGGACGGCGAGCCGCGGGAGATCTCCTGGTCCCTGCTCGACCGCCGTGTCGACGACATCGCCGCCGGGCTCCTCGCCCACGGCGTCCATCCCGGTGACCGGGTCAGCCTGCTGATCACCCCGGGCGCCGACCTGACCGGCGTCCTCTACGCCTGCTTCCGGATCGGCGCGGTCGCCGTGGTCGCCGACGCGGGCCTCGGCACCGCCGGGCTGACCCGCGCGGTCATCGGCTCCCATCCGGACTGGTTCATCGGCATCAAGCGCGCGCTCGTCGGCGCGCGGGCCCTGGGCTGGCCGGGTCGACGGATCTCCGTCGAGCAGCTGCCCACCGTGGACCGCGCGGCCCTGGGCGTGGAGACCTCCATCGCCGAGCTCGCCCGCTCCGGCGGGATGATGCGCGAGCTGGGGGCGCCGCTGAACGCCGCCTGGCCCGATCCCGATGCGGATGCCGCGATCCTGTTCACCTCCGGATCGACCGGCCCCGCCAAGGGCGCGGTGCTCACCCACCGCCAGCTGGGCGCGATGTTCGCCGCGGTGGGGGACACCCTCGACCTGGCGCCCGAGCGCGGGCTGGTCGCCGGCTTCGCCACCTTCGCCCTGCTGGGCCCGGCGCTCGGTGCGCCGACCGTGGTGCCCGACATGGACATCATGCGACCCGGCGAGCTGACCGCTCCGGCGCTGGCCGCGGCGATCGCGGCCCTCGGCCGACCGGCCGTGTTCACCGCTCCGGCCGCGCTGCGGAACATCATCGACACCGCCGATCAGCTCGACGACGCCGGACGCGCCGCGATGGCCGGCGCGGAGAGCTTCTTCTCCGCCGGGGCCCCGATCCCCGCGCACCTGCTGCGCGAGCTGCGCGACCTCATGCCCGACGCCCGGGCGCTGACCCCGTACGGCATGACCGAGTGCCTGGCCGTGGCCGCGATCGACCTCGACGGCATCGACGCCGCCGGCGAGGGCTCCGGCGTCTGCGTCGGCCGCCCGGTGCCGCGGGTCGAGATCGCGATCGCGATCATGGACGAGCACGGCATCACTACGGGGGAGATCACCGAGGAGCCCGGCGCGACCGGCGAGATCCTCGTGCGCGCACCCCACGTCCGCGACCGCTACCTGATGCTGTGGCGCACCACCCGCACGTCCATGCGCTTCGAGGGCTGGCACGCCACGGGCGATGTGGGCCATCTCGATGCCGAGGGTCGGCTGTGGGTCGAGGGCCGGGCGGAGCACGTCCTGTCCACGGCCGACGGCCTGTTCACTCCGGTCCGGATCGAGGAGGCCGCGGAGTCCGTGCCCACCGTGCGCCGTGCCGGTGCCGCGGCCGTCGGCCCTCGCGGCACCCAGCAGGTGGTGGTGATCCTCGAGACCGAGGACGGCTACCGCCCCGGCGCCGCCGGTCGCCCCCGCCCCACCGAGCCCTCCCTGCAGGAGGCCGTGCGCCGCGCGGTCCGGGACAGCTCCGGCGCGGAGGTGGTCGCGGTGTTCACCACCCGTGCCCTGCCCACCGACATCCGCCACAACTCGAAGATCGATCGCGCGGCCCTGTCCCGCTGGTCCGCGCAGACCCTCGCGGGCGAACGGGCGGACTCCCTGTGA
- a CDS encoding NAD-dependent epimerase/dehydratase family protein encodes MSAPTILVTGASGMLGGAVATVLRDRGATVRAFQRRPAGIDGVEDITGSLTDAADVRRAVTGADAVIHLAAKVSISGPEHEYRAINIEGTRHVVDALRAQGGGALVNVSSPSVAHLGRAIVGADATPADPSMARGPYARTKAAAELLAMEADGTDGLQVTSVRPHVVWGPGDTQLVGRIVDRASRGRLPLLDDGMALIDTTYVDNAAEAIVAAADRIHEVHGESFVVSNGEPRTVRDVFAGWCAAAGVPAPTLRVPGAAARFAGRLIERVWEKRPGHDEPPMTEFLAEQMSTAHWFDQRRTRERLQWTPQVSLDEGNERLAEWFREHPVL; translated from the coding sequence GTGAGCGCCCCGACGATCCTGGTCACCGGCGCCTCCGGCATGCTCGGCGGCGCGGTCGCGACCGTGCTCCGGGACCGCGGCGCCACGGTCCGCGCCTTCCAGCGCCGACCGGCCGGGATCGACGGGGTCGAGGACATCACCGGTTCGCTGACGGACGCCGCCGACGTGCGGCGTGCGGTGACCGGAGCCGACGCCGTCATCCATCTCGCGGCCAAGGTCTCGATCTCCGGACCGGAGCACGAGTACCGGGCGATCAACATCGAGGGCACCCGCCACGTGGTCGACGCCCTGCGCGCCCAGGGCGGGGGAGCGCTCGTGAACGTCTCCTCGCCGTCGGTCGCCCACCTCGGTCGGGCGATCGTCGGGGCCGATGCGACCCCCGCGGATCCCTCGATGGCCCGCGGTCCGTACGCGCGCACCAAGGCCGCGGCCGAGCTGCTGGCCATGGAGGCCGACGGCACGGACGGGCTGCAGGTCACGTCCGTGCGACCGCATGTGGTGTGGGGCCCGGGGGACACCCAGCTGGTGGGCCGGATCGTGGATCGTGCGAGCCGCGGACGGCTCCCGCTGCTGGACGACGGCATGGCGCTGATCGACACCACCTACGTGGACAACGCCGCGGAGGCGATCGTCGCCGCAGCCGATCGGATCCATGAGGTCCACGGCGAGAGCTTCGTGGTCTCCAACGGTGAGCCCCGCACGGTGCGCGACGTCTTCGCCGGCTGGTGCGCGGCGGCCGGCGTCCCGGCACCGACCCTGCGGGTCCCGGGCGCGGCGGCCCGCTTCGCCGGCCGGCTGATCGAGCGTGTCTGGGAGAAGCGCCCCGGGCACGACGAGCCGCCGATGACCGAGTTCCTCGCCGAGCAGATGTCCACCGCGCACTGGTTCGACCAGCGACGCACCCGGGAGCGCCTGCAGTGGACGCCCCAGGTCAGCCTCGACGAGGGCAACGAGCGCCTCGCCGAGTGGTTCCGAGAGCATCCTGTCCTCTGA
- a CDS encoding vitamin K epoxide reductase family protein, which yields MNENPPAGTAGTAPEDDATLLAEIDAELAAERTSRPRAGQRLVGLVLLIGGLIGWLSSLELQSGKEILLADPGATLSCDVNPLISCGNVMMTWQSSALGIPNMAIGLAGFAIMGAIGALMISGTQLPTWFRWAQLGGMTFAVGYVHFLAISTIFFIRALCPWCMVIWSVTAPMFFASLARAVENGDLRPPAPVASLLRRWVVLTLLWYLLVMVVIALVFRRQWLLMLGLG from the coding sequence ATGAACGAGAATCCCCCCGCCGGCACCGCGGGCACGGCCCCCGAGGACGACGCGACCCTGCTGGCAGAGATCGACGCCGAGCTGGCCGCGGAGCGCACCAGCCGCCCCCGTGCCGGACAGCGGCTCGTGGGCCTCGTGCTGCTGATCGGCGGGCTCATCGGCTGGCTCTCCTCGCTCGAGCTCCAGTCCGGCAAGGAGATCCTGCTCGCCGACCCGGGCGCGACGCTGTCCTGCGACGTGAACCCGCTGATCTCCTGCGGCAACGTCATGATGACCTGGCAGTCCTCGGCGCTGGGGATCCCGAACATGGCGATCGGGCTGGCCGGCTTCGCCATCATGGGCGCGATCGGCGCGCTGATGATCTCCGGCACGCAGCTGCCCACCTGGTTCCGCTGGGCACAGCTGGGGGGCATGACGTTCGCCGTCGGGTACGTGCACTTCCTGGCGATCTCGACGATCTTCTTCATCCGCGCCCTGTGCCCCTGGTGCATGGTGATCTGGAGCGTCACCGCCCCGATGTTCTTCGCCTCGCTCGCCCGCGCCGTCGAGAACGGGGATCTGCGCCCGCCGGCGCCGGTGGCGTCCCTGCTGCGGCGCTGGGTGGTGCTGACGCTGCTGTGGTACCTGCTGGTGATGGTGGTGATCGCCCTGGTGTTCCGTCGGCAGTGGCTGCTGATGCTGGGCCTCGGCTGA
- a CDS encoding ComEA family DNA-binding protein, translating to MGAETGTDQSRRGRSGRHRRRPGALIERRDHSPTRPSRSLPAPSPSALVGLAVLVLIGFGVVHLSGSGSAVPLEDAPTVQQPSPGDESGSPTAGAARADSSTGEAGTDDGPSSAGSAPSAAAGDGEQDTEAAEIVVHVSGAVAAPGLVRLPPGSRIDDALRAAGGALEDADLSAINLARPLVDGEQIHVPVPGEEPRPDAAAAPAQEGAAAGSTGPGDAARIDLNTANAAELEELPGVGPAIAERIVEHRERNGPFTSVEGLLEVSGIGPATLEEIREQATV from the coding sequence ATGGGAGCAGAGACGGGAACCGATCAGTCGCGGCGCGGCCGGTCCGGGCGGCACCGGCGGAGGCCCGGTGCGCTGATCGAGCGCCGGGACCACTCACCGACCCGGCCGTCCCGGTCCCTCCCCGCCCCCTCGCCCTCGGCCCTGGTGGGGCTCGCCGTCCTGGTGCTGATCGGGTTCGGCGTGGTGCATCTGTCCGGCTCGGGATCAGCGGTCCCACTGGAGGACGCGCCGACGGTGCAGCAGCCCTCGCCGGGCGACGAGAGCGGATCGCCGACCGCCGGTGCCGCCCGGGCGGACTCCTCGACAGGGGAGGCGGGGACCGACGACGGTCCGTCCTCCGCGGGCTCCGCCCCGTCCGCGGCAGCCGGGGACGGTGAGCAGGACACCGAGGCCGCGGAGATCGTCGTCCACGTCTCCGGAGCGGTCGCCGCTCCCGGGCTCGTCCGGCTGCCGCCCGGCTCTCGGATCGACGATGCGCTGCGCGCCGCCGGCGGCGCCCTGGAGGACGCGGACCTCTCCGCGATCAACCTCGCCCGCCCCCTCGTCGACGGCGAGCAGATCCATGTTCCCGTCCCGGGCGAGGAGCCGCGGCCGGACGCCGCCGCGGCGCCCGCGCAGGAGGGTGCGGCCGCAGGGAGCACCGGCCCCGGAGACGCGGCGCGGATCGACCTGAACACCGCGAACGCCGCCGAGCTCGAGGAGCTGCCGGGAGTGGGTCCGGCGATCGCGGAGCGGATCGTCGAGCACCGTGAGCGGAACGGCCCCTTCACCTCCGTGGAGGGCCTGCTGGAGGTCTCCGGGATAGGCCCGGCCACGCTCGAGGAGATCCGCGAGCAGGCGACGGTATGA